The genomic region TGTTTGATGTTTCAAATTTGTTGTTTAAAACTTGCTGTTTGAAATTTATCGTTTTATGTTTATAATTTTAAATTTGAAATACCAAACAAAACTGATTCTCGCTTATTCCGATTCATAAGTGAAATTGACTTTCAGACCCAGAATTTCACTTGAACCCAAATGGATATCTCTTGCGATTTCAGCACATCCTATGGCTGCACTCCACCTGTCAAGAACATGAACCTTTATCCCGAGGTGAGATTCTATCTTCTTTACAACTTCAGGAACTTCTCCAACAGACCCTTCAATGACAACTTCACCTTCAGAACCATAGTCCTTCATCAGAAGCTGCATACCGGCAATTTCCATGGCGGCAAAAAGTGCGATACTGTCAATAGCCAGCACAGCCTGGGAATTTCCATCTTTAGCAGCTTTTATGAGTTCGTGCCTGTCTGAGAACGAAGTATGTTTAAGGACACCGGAATTTACAAATGCCTCATTAGCACTTATCCTGCCAGCATCGACATCCCTGAGAGCCTGGACATCCAGAGGACCATGCTGAAGTCCCGGAGCAAATATACATGCATCTATAGCACCTATAAGTTTTCCATTTGCAACCGCCACAGTAACAGTATTTGAACTAATATCGGAAAGTACAAAGTCACTGAATCCAAGTGCGAATGCATGATAAGCAATACCTATTTTTTCAGGACTTGTGGAGTGTGAAAAAATATTGAGACGAGGATCTGTGTCGCTGTTTTCATGAATACCCGGAATTACAACGGCAGGAATTTTTGAGGATAATATAGAATCAAAAACAAGTCCACCTCCACCAGTTTTCTTGCCAGCGCCTTCTATGCTTTTAACACCACGGTTTTCAACAGTGGCTATATTTTCAATATCTTTTATGCCATCACCCATGGAATAAGTTACAGCCATTAAAGAGATATCAGAAGAATTTATTCCAAAAGCATTTTCCATCGAAGATATAAGCTGGGACTCGCTCATACCGGCAGCTTCAGTTCTTGGAAGTTCAAGTTTCAGCACTTTCCCATCAGGAAAGAGTGCAGCAAAGCGCATTGCAGTTGTACCATGATCTATTCCAACGAACATCGATTTCACCTTAGACATCAGATAATAATGAATTTAGTTCTTTCAGAATGTTTTCACCTTCTTCAAAACTGCCTACATTTGTAATTATACGCAGTTCCTGGAAAGATGTACCGTGTGAAAGAAGAAGCCGCAGGTTTCCCCTGTCATCCGGCCTCTGGATTTTAGCAGTAAGTTTTCCGCCGGAATTACCTTTTCCTTTAACAGCAATTACAGAAGGAATTACTTTTTTGACAGAAGGGTGCTGACTCAGCAAGGACACTATCTTTTTACCAGCACGTCCGCCGATAATAGTAGTATGAGAACCACCGAGTTTACACTCTGGTTTGCGAACTCCTTTTGAATTGATAGTATCCGTCATTTCAATTGGAATGACAACTAGTTATATAAAATATTAGTGGTTCGTTTTAATGTTGCGATTCTATAACGGATGCAAAAACAGAAAGAGAATATGAAAACAAATAACTGAAAAATAAAAATGTAGTAAAAAAGTGATGATTTTCAGACAAAAGAAAAATAATATTCAGAAAATCAGATTTCCTGAATATCTGCCATATCAATTAGCTTTACACCTGAACCGTTAAGAACCTTAATGGCCCCTTCAATGTCACTGACCCTGAGAATAAGAAGTGCCTTCTCAGTCTTTGTGACAAAAGCATAGGCATAATCGATGTTGATACTCTGACCACCAAGCACATCAGCGATCTTACCCAGTCCACCAGGCACATCCTCCATTTCAATACCCAGGACACTGGTTTCAGAAACCGTGAACCCTGCATCGTGAAGAACTTCGTGGGCGAAGTCAGGCTTGTCAACTACCATCCTGATGATACCGAAATCTCCAGCTTCGGCGATGGTAAAAGCCCTTATGTTAATACCTGCATTTCTGAAATTAGTTGCAATATTAGCAAGGCGACCTGGCTTGTTCTCTGCGAAAAGTGATATCTGCTTGATTATCTTTTCTTCCATATTAACACCTGCATTTTTATTAGAAGTTATGTTGCATAAGCGTTTATAGCTTTCTGTTGTCTATCACTTTCTTGGCTTTGCCCATTGAACGTGGAATTGTTCCTTTCTCAACAAGCTCAACCTTTACTGCCAGATTAAGCACATTCTTAAGTGCAGCCTGAACCTTCTTTTCAAGACCGATTATATCATTGACTTTGTCACTGAATGCTTCATCTGTCATCTCTATCTGTATAGTCATGGTATCGAGTTCATTTACCCTGTCCACGATTATCATAAAGTGTTCGCCAACTTCAGGTATAGTCATAAGTACAGACTCTACCTGACCAGGGAATACATTGATACCACGCACGATAAGCATGTCATCTGCACGTCCAAGTACCCTCATGATACGTGGGTGTGTACGACCACATTTGCATGGTTCCTTGTTAATGATAGTAATATCACCAATACGATACCTGATAAGTGGAAGTGCTTCCTTTGCAAGGGTTGTGATTACAAGCTCCCCACGCTCACCGTCACCAAGTTGTTCACCTGTTTCAGGGTCAATTACTTCGAGAAGGAACATGTCGGCCCATATATGGATACCTTCCTGGAACTGACATTCTGTACAGAGAGGACCACTGAGTTCTGAAGTACCATAGATATCATAAGCTTTGATGCCTGTTGCTTCCTCTATTCTTGATCTCATTTCCTCAGACCAGGGTTCTGCACCAAAAATACCAGCCTTAAGCTTTGTATCATTCTGTATGCTGATTCCATTCTGGTTTGCAACCTCACTCATGAAGAGGAAGTAAGATGGAGTACAGGCAATTGCCGTGCTGCCTAGATCCTGCATAAGATCAAGCTGCTTTTCTGTGTTACCTGAACTTGTAGGAAGAACAGTTGAACCCACTTCTTCAGCACCGTAGTGAAGCCCAAGACCGCCTGTGAAAAGACCGTATCCATAACTCACCTGAATAATATCCCCACGACCCAAACCAATTGAGGTGAGAGCTCTTGCAAGGGATGTATTCCATGCATGGATATCATTCTTTGTATAACCTACAACAGTTGGCTTCCCGGTAGTTCCTGAAGACACATGGAAACGTGTAAGCTGTTCATTAGGAACACAGAACATTCCTGTTGGATAAGTGTCTCTTAGATCGGATTTGTATGTAAAAGGTAATTTCTTCAGGTCATCAAGTGTCTGGATATCTTCAGGTTTGACACCTGCTTCATCAAATCTCTTTTTGTAGAAATCTGAGTGCTGGTAGACATAGTTTACCAGATTTTTGAGTTTATTCTCTTGCATTTTCTCCAGTTCATCAACTGGCATCCTTTCCATCAATGGGTTCCAGTATTCTATCATCTAATTGCCCCTTTATCAATTATTCAGATTCGTGACATTCATCATTTAATGAATCACATATAGAAGGATTGGGTTTGCCTCTGAGGATATCACGTATCCTGCCTTTGCATTCACCTAAAATGGTATCCATATCGGCAACCACATCAATTCCGGCAGCTCCCGCATGCCCTCCTCCGGTACCATCGTAATTATGACTAATATCTTCCATTATCTTCCCCAAATTGACACCTGCAGCAACAGCTTCACGCTTGGCTCTTCCACTCACCCTGATATTAGCGTCACGGGAAGTTCCTATAAGAGCCACATCAGCACCAATGTTAAGGAACATGGATGATGCTGCACCACCAAATGAATTCACATGAGAATCCACCAGAAGCCAGTCATCAACTCTTTCGATGTTTGCACGGGTAGCACATTTTAACATGGCTATACGCATGGATATATCCTGCGGAGTTGCTGCCATCATTTCCAATACATCTGCATACTCTACACCACTACAGGCTATTATTTCAGAAACAGTCCTGAATGTTTCCTGTGTAGCATGTTTAAAATGGCCTGTATCAGTGATGATACCTGTGAGCAGACCCATTGCAGTACGACGCATTACAGGTGCACCCATGGACCTCAAAATATCAAAGACCATCTCAGCCGTGGATGTTGCATGACGATGCAAATAAAACTCGGCGTTTTCAATAAGAGCGGTTGTTGCGTGATGGTCTATCACACAGTATTTACCAAGTTTGATATCATTAAGCTGAGAACTGGTTGAAGTGTCAACTACAAGAGTAATATCATATTCTGAAGGGTCGGGTTTCTCGACCACATCTATATCAAGTTTATCAATAAGAAGAGAAGCAACCCGGTTACATCCATCAACAAGCCCTATTGTTCCACCAATGGCTTCTGATAATGCAAATGCACTGCTTACCGCATCCGGATCGGCGTTCCGATGACAAAGATAAAGGATATTATTATAATCCAGAAGCTTATTGTAAAACTCCGTTTCTTCAACTTGCATGGAAACCTCTGAACATGGCCGGCGCTTATACCGGCATGTCATCAGAAATAGAGAACAGGCTTACTGTGCCTGGTTCCCCATAGACTGTTCGATCTGTTCCTGAAGTTGTGTGAAACGTTTTGATATCCTTTCTTCCTGTCTGGAAATGGATTGTAACCTGAGTGAAAGTGTTTCTATTTTTTCATTCAGTTTGGACACAGATTCTTCCTTGTTTGATTTGATCTGTAATTCGCCGACACTTCGATAAATTACAACATCCTCAGGCAGCTTTTCCAGCTCTTCAAGTGCCATTTCAGCTTCTTTCTGCATGGACTCTATCTGGGATTTCTGCATGGCAAGGGACTGCGCTTGCTGCTGAACCTGCTGCAACTGTGCAAGCTGGTTCTGTATCTGTGGGGGTATTTGCGTACTCATTTGGTTTCACCTGGCATACCAATAAACCTGAAGTGATTTTAATGTTTCTATGTACACTAATGCAAAAACAAGGATGTAAAGAGAGAATCTGATGCAGAATAATTGTTGCGAACACAGAAATATACTGCACTAAACCAGACAATCTGCAGTCTCAGATGCAACCTGTATAAGACGCAACCAGGTATTAAGAGTTGAACGCATGGCAACAAGATCATCAGATCTTATTTCCAGATAAAGAGTCGAGTTTTCGACATTCATGTAAACAGATGACCGTTCAGTCACCTGACTTTCAAGTTCAGGTTTAAGTGATCTGTAAATACGTAAAGCTGCAGGAGTTTCAAAAACATAACGTGAGGTCAGCAACACTCTTCATCAACCTCAAATACCTTGTAGCTTTTCATCCTGAGACTGAAAAGTTCTTTTTCACCTTCTTTGAAATCCAGCTGATTTCCTGAAATTGTAAGAGACAACAATGTTGAACATGTTGATTCATCAGGAACTATCAAATCATTAAGTAATGGTACTAACTCATTGTCACCATCAATTAAAGGAAATGATTTGGACCTTTTTGGATACTCAGAAGGAGCTTCCAGTACGGAAATATAAATTGAAAGAGTGCAGAATCCTTTCCCATCATAAAAAGCCAAGCTACCAGGGTTACCATGATATTCACCGATAATAAGAAGTGGATTGCCATGAGAGAGGGTTAAGACCTCACCCATGCTCATCTTACCTCGGTTAAAGTACTCGAAACCGAAAAAAGATGCCAGATGCTTACATAAAGTACGCGTACCGGCAGAAGGTTTGCGAGAAGAAGTGATATGCATCGCTTCTTACTCTGCTTTGATGCGTTTGATAGTTGTTGGACGCTCTTTCACAAGAATTCGGTGTCCACAGTAAGGACAGCGAATACCTGTGTACTCGTAGTCGATCTCAACATTTCTCTTGCATCTTGTACATTTATAGGCCATACTCACCTTACTCTGCTGCTGCTGCTTCCTTTGCCTTCTTTACAGAACGTGCAACGGTCTTTCCGACATTAGTCTGAGGAAGGAATGTGCCACCTGCAAAGGTGTAGTCACATTTGGTACATTTCCAGATACCTGTACCTGTTCTCTTTACATTTGGACGTGCACATTGCGGGCACTTATGTGGCATACGCATCTTTTCTTCAAGATCTGCCACAAGTTTACGGTCCCTTCTACCATAGCGAGTACCAAATCTACCGGCTGATCTGGATACTCGGCCTTTTCGTGTATATTTTTTTGCCATGAATTTTATCTCCTTGAAATGGTGTAAATATTATATGATATTGAATTTCGGATCAGATATTCAACAGGTGAGCTTCCCTGAGTTCAGATGCTTTCTGGCAGGCAAGTGACACAGCCTTTAACAGCTTTTCCTCGGTAAGTGCTCCATCGCCGCTCTTCTGCATTCCTGAAATTGAACCGTCCTGATTTGAAACAATGGTTATGCGGGTATCACAAACTGTTTCTTCATCAAGGTCAGGGTCAATCATCATTTCACCGCCGATGTCTACCAGCGTAACTGAAACAGGCATATCCCTGATAGGCATTGGCATATCCTCACCACGGCCTTCGCGTTCACCAGGAACAACGGCAGTCAATAGGGCAGCTATTGCACCCAGGGAGGATACATCCTGAATGTTCCCTTCATTGTTGAGAACATGGATATCTATGAATACCATCCAGACTTCTTCTCCCTCCGTAATACACAACTTGTTTAAATCAATTGCGCCTGATTCACGGATTCCCCTGTCTGTGACACGGGCCATTTCAATGGCATTCTCTTTTGGAGGACCTGCCTCAAAATCAGGAGAAGCTATTGGATTTAACTCCATACTTGTAATAATGACACCTTGATCAGCAGAGTCAGGGAAAGGCGTTCCGACCTGTAGTTTTACTCCTACAAGAATTTCAGTACCACCCATCTTTATCCAGGCGGAACCTTCAGCCTTTTCTATAACATTGGTTCTGATCTCAATGTCCCTTATCTCATCAAAAGCACGTCCATCAGCACGCTGACCTTTGAGCATAAGGTTGTAAATGTAATCTTTCTTAAGTACCGACATTACTTCGTTGCCCATGATCTCACCTCAGTCCTTCTCTTCGTCATCCTCATCTTCTGTGGCATCCTCTTCATCCACATCAGTGAAAGACTCTTCAAAATCCTCTACAAGCTCAACAGCTTCGAAATCAGAATGAGATTCTACAGAATCGAGGTCTTCATCTTCATCGTCCTCTGATTCAGGTTCATCATCTAAATCCTCGTCAGCATCTTCAACCTCGTCTTCCTGATCAGCATCGCCAGATTCGACTTCAGCCTCCTCCTCATCTTCAACATCATTTTCAGATGATTCAAGAGCGGATTCTACAATGGAAGATACATCGACTTCTTCATCATCAGAGATATCTACATCTTCAAGTTTTGTAAACTTGCTTCTAAGAGTTTCCTTTTGAATCTCCATAATCTGGCGGCATCCTTCCTTGCACATCTCAATTGCCTTTTTGAACTCTTCCGGAGTAACGTCACCGTCCATCTGTACAAGAGTAATCTCCCCATCAGATGTCATAGCCATTGGGATATCAGCATCACCATAATTGTCTTCAGGCTTGTTAAGGTCAAGTACGAGCTGTCCGTCAACCTTTCCTACTGCACATGCAGAAACAAGTCCTTTCATAGGAATACCTGCATCAGCAAGAGCCACACAGGCTGCATTAATAGCTGCAGTCCTAGTACCTGCATCAGCCTGGAGTACTTCTGCAAAAACATCAATTACTGCACCAGGATAAAGGTGAGTGAGCACTACAGGCTCAAATGCCTCACGGCTTACTTTTGATATCTCAATACTTCTTCTGCTTGGACCTGGTCTTATACGATCCTCTACAGAGAAAGCTGCCATATTATAACGGTATCTTATTAATACGGAATCAGCTTTCTGCAATCTTCTTGGGTGAAGTTCCCTTGGGCCATAAACAGCCGCAAGTACCTTATTCTTACCCCATTCCAAATAACATGAACCATCAGCCCTGGAGAGTACACCTATCTCCATTTTCATCGGCCTGATCTCATCAACACGTCTGCCATCCAGACGTAATCCATTTTCATCAATGAACTTTTCAGGTTTATCACTCATATTAATTCTCCAACGTTCTCACATTTTCCCTGATCAAAAAGAGTTACTCCGGTCAATCATCATCTTCCAGAAGAGCATCCACTTTTCGGTAGGTATCTTCCCTGATCTCACTTTCATCCTCTGCAACTTTTGTATCTTCTGTGAGATTATCCTCTAAAACAGCTTCATCCTTCTCAGAAACAAGTTCTTCCCCACCTTTCAAAAAAAGAGATATCCTATCTGTTAATCCTGATGTGTGAGAATGTTTCATAATAAGCTCAATAGCCTCTGTGAGAAGGTCCATTTCACTATCTTTTCCATTTATCCATATTCTTCCATTCTGGCCTACGAATATCTCGCAATTTGTCTCTTTCTTAAGCATTGATACCATAGAACCACCATGTCCTATGATACGAGGAACTTTCGTAGGAGTTACTTCAATAACACGGCCATTACTAAGAGATCTCAGACCGCGTTCTCTCATGGTCAATTCGACCTTCATGGATGAACTTACATCTTTTACACGAAGCAAGACTGATGTGCCTATACCCATGTACTGCGCCATTTTTTCCTGTTCCAAACGCCTTGGATATTCAGACACATGCAACAAGCCATCGTATGGCGAACCAATATCAAATATCCAGTTAGAGGGAGTTACATCTATAACTGTACCAATAACGTAATCCCTGGAAGAAGGAATATACTTTCCGGAAAAAGGAATAACGGATATCTTCTTCTTGGCATTCATAACTCCATATAAAAGAGAGTAGACTTTCCCATCCTTAACATATGTACCAGGACCGGAATCAGTCTTGTTATCAGACAAAAGTTGTCCAGGAATTACAATTTCACGTTCCATTATGGGGCCTCATAATAATTTAGTTTCAGCATCCCCTTTTGTAAGATGATTCACAAGGCCATAGAAATCATTCTGAAGGCCAGCAGGCATTTTGACAACAGCTACCCATGAACCGTCATTTTGCCACTCATTCTTTACAAGGGTTCCAAAGTTGGCAATATCTCCATACGATTTTGCCGCATATTCACCTGGAATCTTTACAGCTATATCGACCTCTTCAAACCTTATAGGGATTATGGGACGAATAGCTTTCATTACAATATTTACCTGCTCATCGACACCTTTTAAAGGATCGATATGAATCTTCGCCTCTTCCATTGCCTTTTCAATTCTGGCAGGAGGATGAGGCGTCCTTGTCTGGGGGTTAATAGCATTTTGTGCAATAATCGTTATGACCTGTCTGGTTTTCTCTTCCAGAATCTGCTTTCTCTGCTCTTTTGTAAGCTGGAGTTCACCGTGCAATATTATCTGCCGGGCAATATCCATTACATCATTGGTTTCAAAAGCACTTGTAAGCTCAGATTCTCCGGCATGGTCCCCCTGCGCAGCATCAGTAAATACTGATTCTACAGCAATGATGTCTTCCATCTTGACATCTTCACCTCTTTTAAGCGAAAATGCACCTTCGGGTTCAACCAAAACCTCAAATTGATGCTTACCTTTCTTGAGCCTTGCAATAACAGACTCATCAAGAGATACCATGTTAGTTCACCCCAATGATTGCTTTAATTAATCCTCTGATTCCTCGTTTTCAGAGTCATCTGTCTCTTCTTCCACATCATCCTTAAGCTCTTCACGGACCCTGGAAACAAAACCAGCAACTTCCTCTTCGGAAAGCTTTCTGAACTGGCGATCCTCAAGTGTCACAATACCAAGCTCAAGGGTAGCTGCATCAACTTTTCCTTCTGTTGATTTGTAAAGGGCTTTCATACCCAGCATGATTGCAGCATCAATGTCCATGTCTTCCTGGTAATCTGCTTCAAAGATTTCCATGAAAGTGTTTCTACCGGCACCGATTGCAGTTGCCTTGTACTCAAGTAGTGCACCGCTTGGGTCACTTTCAAAGAGACGTGGACGTGAATCATCAACACCTGCAATAAGAAGAGCTGTACCGTATGGACGAACACCACCATACTGTGTGTATGTCTGCTTATGATCGCAGATCTTCTTGGCAATAACTTCTACACCTATTGGCTCATCATATGAGACCATGTTAACCTGTGCTTCGACTCTTGCCCTGTCAACAAGAGCACGGGCATCAGCTACGAGTCCTGAAGTGGCAACACCTATGTGGTCATCTATCTGGAAGATCTTCTCAATTGATTCTGCTTCTATTAATCTGCT from Methanolobus tindarius DSM 2278 harbors:
- a CDS encoding methanogenesis marker 12 protein gives rise to the protein MFVGIDHGTTAMRFAALFPDGKVLKLELPRTEAAGMSESQLISSMENAFGINSSDISLMAVTYSMGDGIKDIENIATVENRGVKSIEGAGKKTGGGGLVFDSILSSKIPAVVIPGIHENSDTDPRLNIFSHSTSPEKIGIAYHAFALGFSDFVLSDISSNTVTVAVANGKLIGAIDACIFAPGLQHGPLDVQALRDVDAGRISANEAFVNSGVLKHTSFSDRHELIKAAKDGNSQAVLAIDSIALFAAMEIAGMQLLMKDYGSEGEVVIEGSVGEVPEVVKKIESHLGIKVHVLDRWSAAIGCAEIARDIHLGSSEILGLKVNFTYESE
- a CDS encoding DUF2103 domain-containing protein, translating into MTDTINSKGVRKPECKLGGSHTTIIGGRAGKKIVSLLSQHPSVKKVIPSVIAVKGKGNSGGKLTAKIQRPDDRGNLRLLLSHGTSFQELRIITNVGSFEEGENILKELNSLLSDV
- a CDS encoding ACT domain-containing protein; its protein translation is MEEKIIKQISLFAENKPGRLANIATNFRNAGINIRAFTIAEAGDFGIIRMVVDKPDFAHEVLHDAGFTVSETSVLGIEMEDVPGGLGKIADVLGGQSINIDYAYAFVTKTEKALLILRVSDIEGAIKVLNGSGVKLIDMADIQEI
- a CDS encoding phenylacetate--CoA ligase family protein, whose amino-acid sequence is MIEYWNPLMERMPVDELEKMQENKLKNLVNYVYQHSDFYKKRFDEAGVKPEDIQTLDDLKKLPFTYKSDLRDTYPTGMFCVPNEQLTRFHVSSGTTGKPTVVGYTKNDIHAWNTSLARALTSIGLGRGDIIQVSYGYGLFTGGLGLHYGAEEVGSTVLPTSSGNTEKQLDLMQDLGSTAIACTPSYFLFMSEVANQNGISIQNDTKLKAGIFGAEPWSEEMRSRIEEATGIKAYDIYGTSELSGPLCTECQFQEGIHIWADMFLLEVIDPETGEQLGDGERGELVITTLAKEALPLIRYRIGDITIINKEPCKCGRTHPRIMRVLGRADDMLIVRGINVFPGQVESVLMTIPEVGEHFMIIVDRVNELDTMTIQIEMTDEAFSDKVNDIIGLEKKVQAALKNVLNLAVKVELVEKGTIPRSMGKAKKVIDNRKL
- a CDS encoding DHH family phosphoesterase produces the protein MQVEETEFYNKLLDYNNILYLCHRNADPDAVSSAFALSEAIGGTIGLVDGCNRVASLLIDKLDIDVVEKPDPSEYDITLVVDTSTSSQLNDIKLGKYCVIDHHATTALIENAEFYLHRHATSTAEMVFDILRSMGAPVMRRTAMGLLTGIITDTGHFKHATQETFRTVSEIIACSGVEYADVLEMMAATPQDISMRIAMLKCATRANIERVDDWLLVDSHVNSFGGAASSMFLNIGADVALIGTSRDANIRVSGRAKREAVAAGVNLGKIMEDISHNYDGTGGGHAGAAGIDVVADMDTILGECKGRIRDILRGKPNPSICDSLNDECHESE
- a CDS encoding prefoldin subunit beta, whose amino-acid sequence is MSTQIPPQIQNQLAQLQQVQQQAQSLAMQKSQIESMQKEAEMALEELEKLPEDVVIYRSVGELQIKSNKEESVSKLNEKIETLSLRLQSISRQEERISKRFTQLQEQIEQSMGNQAQ
- a CDS encoding KEOPS complex subunit Pcc1 — translated: MLLTSRYVFETPAALRIYRSLKPELESQVTERSSVYMNVENSTLYLEIRSDDLVAMRSTLNTWLRLIQVASETADCLV
- a CDS encoding Brix domain-containing protein codes for the protein MHITSSRKPSAGTRTLCKHLASFFGFEYFNRGKMSMGEVLTLSHGNPLLIIGEYHGNPGSLAFYDGKGFCTLSIYISVLEAPSEYPKRSKSFPLIDGDNELVPLLNDLIVPDESTCSTLLSLTISGNQLDFKEGEKELFSLRMKSYKVFEVDEECC
- a CDS encoding DNA-directed RNA polymerase subunit P encodes the protein MAYKCTRCKRNVEIDYEYTGIRCPYCGHRILVKERPTTIKRIKAE
- a CDS encoding 50S ribosomal protein L37ae yields the protein MAKKYTRKGRVSRSAGRFGTRYGRRDRKLVADLEEKMRMPHKCPQCARPNVKRTGTGIWKCTKCDYTFAGGTFLPQTNVGKTVARSVKKAKEAAAAE
- the rrp42 gene encoding exosome complex protein Rrp42; translated protein: MGNEVMSVLKKDYIYNLMLKGQRADGRAFDEIRDIEIRTNVIEKAEGSAWIKMGGTEILVGVKLQVGTPFPDSADQGVIITSMELNPIASPDFEAGPPKENAIEMARVTDRGIRESGAIDLNKLCITEGEEVWMVFIDIHVLNNEGNIQDVSSLGAIAALLTAVVPGEREGRGEDMPMPIRDMPVSVTLVDIGGEMMIDPDLDEETVCDTRITIVSNQDGSISGMQKSGDGALTEEKLLKAVSLACQKASELREAHLLNI
- the rrp41 gene encoding exosome complex exonuclease Rrp41, giving the protein MSDKPEKFIDENGLRLDGRRVDEIRPMKMEIGVLSRADGSCYLEWGKNKVLAAVYGPRELHPRRLQKADSVLIRYRYNMAAFSVEDRIRPGPSRRSIEISKVSREAFEPVVLTHLYPGAVIDVFAEVLQADAGTRTAAINAACVALADAGIPMKGLVSACAVGKVDGQLVLDLNKPEDNYGDADIPMAMTSDGEITLVQMDGDVTPEEFKKAIEMCKEGCRQIMEIQKETLRSKFTKLEDVDISDDEEVDVSSIVESALESSENDVEDEEEAEVESGDADQEDEVEDADEDLDDEPESEDDEDEDLDSVESHSDFEAVELVEDFEESFTDVDEEDATEDEDDEEKD
- the rrp4 gene encoding exosome complex RNA-binding protein Rrp4, whose amino-acid sequence is MEREIVIPGQLLSDNKTDSGPGTYVKDGKVYSLLYGVMNAKKKISVIPFSGKYIPSSRDYVIGTVIDVTPSNWIFDIGSPYDGLLHVSEYPRRLEQEKMAQYMGIGTSVLLRVKDVSSSMKVELTMRERGLRSLSNGRVIEVTPTKVPRIIGHGGSMVSMLKKETNCEIFVGQNGRIWINGKDSEMDLLTEAIELIMKHSHTSGLTDRISLFLKGGEELVSEKDEAVLEDNLTEDTKVAEDESEIREDTYRKVDALLEDDD
- a CDS encoding ribosome assembly factor SBDS, whose amino-acid sequence is MVSLDESVIARLKKGKHQFEVLVEPEGAFSLKRGEDVKMEDIIAVESVFTDAAQGDHAGESELTSAFETNDVMDIARQIILHGELQLTKEQRKQILEEKTRQVITIIAQNAINPQTRTPHPPARIEKAMEEAKIHIDPLKGVDEQVNIVMKAIRPIIPIRFEEVDIAVKIPGEYAAKSYGDIANFGTLVKNEWQNDGSWVAVVKMPAGLQNDFYGLVNHLTKGDAETKLL
- the psmA gene encoding archaeal proteasome endopeptidase complex subunit alpha, with amino-acid sequence MQMTPQMGYDRAITVFSPDGRLFQVEYAREAVKRGTTAAGVKAKNGVVLLVDKRITSRLIEAESIEKIFQIDDHIGVATSGLVADARALVDRARVEAQVNMVSYDEPIGVEVIAKKICDHKQTYTQYGGVRPYGTALLIAGVDDSRPRLFESDPSGALLEYKATAIGAGRNTFMEIFEADYQEDMDIDAAIMLGMKALYKSTEGKVDAATLELGIVTLEDRQFRKLSEEEVAGFVSRVREELKDDVEEETDDSENEESED